The following proteins come from a genomic window of Aequorivita marisscotiae:
- a CDS encoding SUF system Fe-S cluster assembly protein, translating into MEADTEIDMAELGEKIIAVIKTIYDPEIPVDIYELGLIYDVFINEDREVKILMTLTTPNCPVAESLPMEVEEKVKSMKNITDAEVEITFDPPWTQELMSDEAKLELGML; encoded by the coding sequence ATGGAAGCAGATACAGAAATAGACATGGCCGAATTAGGCGAAAAAATAATAGCCGTAATTAAAACTATTTACGATCCAGAAATACCGGTAGATATTTATGAATTGGGACTTATTTATGATGTTTTTATTAATGAAGATCGCGAAGTAAAAATTTTGATGACTCTTACCACTCCAAATTGCCCCGTAGCAGAAAGCTTACCGATGGAAGTGGAAGAAAAAGTAAAGTCGATGAAAAATATTACAGACGCCGAAGTAGAAATAACCTTCGACCCACCATGGACGCAGGAATTAATGAGCGATGAAGCAAAACTAGAACTAGGAATGCTGTAA
- the sufC gene encoding Fe-S cluster assembly ATPase SufC has translation MLKIKDLHAGLEGKDILQGINLEVKAGEVHAIMGPNGSGKSTLASVVAGKEEFDVTRGYITFENQDISELDPEERAHKGIFLSFQYPVEIPGVSVTNFIKTAINETRKSKGQKDMPASEMLKMIKEKADLLEIDRKFLSRSLNEGFSGGEKKRNEIFQMAMLDPKLAILDETDSGLDIDALKVVAKGVNTLKSEDNAVIVITHYQRLLDYIIPDFVHVIMDGKIVKSGTKELAYELEEKGYDWIKEELV, from the coding sequence ATGTTAAAAATAAAAGATTTACACGCCGGACTTGAAGGAAAAGATATACTACAAGGTATTAACTTAGAAGTAAAAGCAGGCGAAGTACACGCCATAATGGGCCCAAATGGCTCGGGAAAAAGTACCTTGGCATCTGTTGTTGCAGGCAAAGAAGAATTTGATGTTACAAGAGGCTACATAACTTTTGAAAATCAGGATATTTCAGAATTAGATCCAGAGGAAAGAGCGCACAAAGGTATCTTCCTCTCGTTTCAATACCCTGTTGAGATTCCAGGTGTTTCGGTAACAAATTTCATCAAAACAGCTATTAACGAAACGCGCAAATCTAAAGGACAAAAAGATATGCCAGCTTCTGAAATGTTAAAGATGATAAAGGAAAAAGCAGATTTGCTAGAAATTGACCGCAAGTTTCTTTCCCGATCCTTAAACGAAGGTTTTTCTGGAGGTGAAAAAAAACGCAACGAGATTTTCCAAATGGCAATGCTAGATCCAAAACTCGCAATTCTTGACGAAACCGATTCTGGATTGGATATTGACGCATTAAAAGTAGTTGCCAAAGGCGTTAACACCCTAAAAAGTGAAGATAACGCCGTTATAGTAATTACTCACTACCAACGTTTGTTAGATTATATAATTCCAGATTTCGTACACGTAATCATGGATGGAAAAATAGTAAAATCCGGCACCAAAGAACTTGCTTACGAGCTAGAAGAAAAAGGATACGACTGGATTAAAGAAGAATTAGTTTAA
- a CDS encoding DUF2480 family protein, producing MNEIVNRVANSKLATFNLEDVYPKGERIAFDISQWLLEGIVLRESDFRDRANNYDWSQYQDKYVALYCSTDAIVPGWAYLLLSLHLAPFAAKVTVGSLEELESILFAELLQNLDVSEYTDKPVIIKGCAHKPIPQNAYVLLAQKLQPVAKSIMYGEACSSVPLYKRR from the coding sequence GTGAACGAAATAGTAAATCGCGTAGCGAATAGCAAATTGGCAACCTTTAACCTTGAAGACGTATATCCAAAAGGTGAACGAATTGCTTTTGATATTTCACAATGGTTGTTGGAAGGTATCGTACTTCGAGAAAGTGATTTCAGGGATAGGGCTAATAATTACGATTGGTCGCAATATCAGGACAAATACGTAGCGCTATATTGCAGTACAGATGCCATAGTTCCCGGATGGGCGTATTTACTTTTATCACTTCATTTAGCTCCTTTTGCTGCTAAAGTTACTGTTGGAAGCTTGGAAGAATTGGAAAGCATTCTTTTTGCGGAACTGCTTCAAAATTTAGATGTTTCAGAATACACAGACAAACCCGTAATTATTAAAGGTTGCGCCCACAAACCCATTCCGCAGAATGCGTATGTACTTTTGGCCCAAAAACTTCAGCCTGTGGCAAAAAGCATTATGTACGGCGAGGCCTGTTCTTCGGTACCACTTTATAAAAGAAGATAG
- the sufD gene encoding Fe-S cluster assembly protein SufD — protein MSFKDKLLSSYIGLEDYLEFDSPLHDVRNNAIKIFEEKGFPSKKDEDWKYTSLNSLLKPDYSVYSTKERNVELKNVRKYFLHEIDTYKLVFVDGVYSSFLSETTHDTLDVCLMSAALNKSKYKAVIEAYFNKAAKSESLTALNTAFTKEGAYIHIPAHKEVEKPIEIINFSTGNEAAMFLQPRNLIVVGENAHVQIIERHQSLSNNAVLTNSVTEIFAEKRAYVDFYKIQNDEASASLIDNTYISQQRDTVCRVHTFAFGGNLVRNNLNFYQKGENCDSTLKGVTILEGKQHVDHNTLVHHIAPNCESHQDYKGLFAESSTGVFNGKIIVEKDAQKTDAFQQNNNILIDDKATINAKPQLEIFADDVKCSHGCTIGQFDEEALFYLRSRGIGIKESRALLMYAFANTVLESVKIPELKSRINKLIANKIGVSLGFEL, from the coding sequence ATGAGTTTTAAAGACAAATTATTATCATCTTACATCGGGCTCGAAGATTACCTTGAGTTTGACTCACCCCTGCACGATGTTCGAAATAACGCCATTAAAATTTTTGAGGAAAAAGGATTTCCTTCAAAAAAAGATGAAGACTGGAAATACACTTCCCTCAATTCGTTGTTAAAACCAGACTACAGCGTATATTCAACCAAGGAACGCAATGTGGAGCTTAAAAATGTACGCAAGTATTTTCTTCACGAAATAGATACCTACAAACTTGTTTTTGTAGATGGTGTTTACAGTTCATTTTTATCTGAAACTACCCACGATACACTGGATGTTTGTTTAATGTCTGCTGCTTTAAACAAAAGTAAATACAAAGCCGTAATTGAGGCGTATTTTAATAAAGCCGCAAAAAGCGAAAGCTTAACGGCGTTAAATACAGCATTCACCAAAGAAGGTGCTTATATTCATATCCCAGCACATAAAGAGGTTGAAAAACCGATTGAAATTATCAATTTCTCAACGGGAAATGAAGCTGCAATGTTTCTTCAGCCCCGAAACTTAATTGTGGTTGGCGAAAATGCCCACGTTCAGATTATTGAGCGCCATCAGAGTCTTTCTAATAATGCGGTTTTAACCAATTCGGTTACCGAAATTTTTGCCGAGAAACGCGCATATGTAGATTTTTATAAAATCCAAAATGACGAAGCTTCTGCTTCGTTAATTGACAACACTTACATTTCGCAACAACGCGATACCGTTTGCCGCGTGCACACTTTTGCTTTTGGTGGAAATTTAGTTCGCAACAACCTCAACTTTTATCAAAAAGGCGAAAATTGCGATTCCACGTTAAAAGGAGTTACTATTCTTGAAGGAAAGCAACACGTAGATCACAACACATTGGTACACCATATAGCGCCTAATTGCGAAAGTCACCAAGATTATAAAGGGTTGTTTGCCGAATCGTCTACCGGTGTTTTTAACGGAAAGATAATTGTTGAAAAAGATGCACAAAAAACCGACGCTTTTCAACAGAACAACAATATTTTAATTGATGATAAGGCCACGATAAACGCAAAACCACAATTGGAAATTTTTGCCGACGATGTAAAATGTTCGCACGGATGTACCATTGGCCAGTTTGATGAAGAAGCCTTATTTTACCTTAGAAGCAGAGGAATTGGCATAAAGGAATCGCGCGCCCTATTGATGTACGCTTTCGCAAACACCGTTTTGGAAAGTGTAAAAATTCCAGAATTGAAATCGCGAATCAACAAGCTTATCGCCAATAAAATTGGAGTGAGTTTGGGGTTTGAGCTTTAA
- a CDS encoding DUF3078 domain-containing protein, protein MKKFLLLAVLFAAPLALLAQQEAPKDTVPNGWTRAGNISLLFNQAAFNAEWTGGGTSNYSGNLSLTYDFNYKHDKLSWNNRLIGEYGITKNKDDKYSRKTNDRLELNSILGQQVKESNWYYSLFFNFKTQFAKGYEFNSDLSPEDEGYRTETTHILSPAYIQFGPGMLWKKSDNLFVNISPATVKFILVDKDFTTVDESVPGALDAYNANKYFGVDANESSRFEFGASVSAYAKFNIMANISAENILNLYSNYLEDPQNVDVDYTFNLVMKVNKYISTNVTLQAIYDDNAVQGFQIRETLGVGLSYGF, encoded by the coding sequence ATGAAAAAATTTTTACTTCTGGCAGTTCTTTTTGCTGCACCATTGGCATTGCTTGCCCAACAAGAAGCTCCGAAAGATACAGTGCCAAATGGCTGGACACGTGCGGGGAACATTTCGCTATTATTTAATCAAGCAGCTTTTAATGCGGAATGGACTGGTGGCGGAACTTCTAATTATTCTGGAAACCTTTCATTAACGTACGATTTCAATTATAAGCACGACAAACTTTCGTGGAACAACCGATTAATTGGCGAATACGGAATCACTAAAAACAAAGACGACAAATACTCTCGAAAAACCAACGATCGCTTGGAGTTGAACTCTATTTTAGGGCAACAGGTTAAAGAAAGCAATTGGTATTATTCATTGTTTTTTAACTTTAAAACGCAATTCGCAAAAGGGTATGAATTTAACAGCGATCTTAGTCCAGAAGACGAAGGGTACCGCACCGAAACCACACACATTTTATCACCCGCCTATATTCAGTTTGGCCCTGGTATGCTTTGGAAAAAAAGTGACAATCTGTTCGTAAACATATCTCCTGCAACAGTTAAATTCATCCTTGTTGATAAAGATTTTACAACCGTGGATGAATCGGTTCCTGGCGCTTTGGATGCTTACAATGCAAATAAATATTTTGGTGTAGATGCTAATGAAAGCAGCCGCTTCGAGTTTGGAGCTTCTGTTTCGGCGTACGCCAAATTTAATATTATGGCTAATATTTCCGCAGAAAATATTTTAAACCTCTATTCAAATTATCTTGAAGATCCTCAAAATGTAGATGTAGATTATACATTTAATCTTGTAATGAAGGTGAATAAATATATTTCGACTAATGTAACTTTGCAAGCCATTTATGACGATAATGCGGTACAAGGTTTCCAAATACGTGAAACTTTGGGCGTTGGATTGTCTTACGGATTTTAG
- a CDS encoding SufE family protein, which produces MTIEEIQEELIDEFSMFDDWMQRYEYMIDLGKSLPLIDEDLKTDEKLIKGCQSKVWLNSEIKDGNVIFTADSDAIITKGIIAVLVRVFSNQNPQAILDANTDFIDEIGLKEHLSPTRANGLVSMIKQMKMYALAYQTQVNN; this is translated from the coding sequence ATGACGATTGAAGAAATACAGGAAGAGTTAATAGACGAGTTTTCAATGTTCGACGATTGGATGCAGCGATACGAATATATGATAGATTTGGGTAAATCGCTTCCGCTAATTGATGAGGATTTAAAAACCGACGAAAAGCTTATTAAAGGTTGCCAGAGTAAAGTCTGGCTCAATTCCGAAATAAAAGACGGCAATGTAATATTTACAGCAGATAGCGATGCCATAATAACAAAGGGAATAATTGCGGTTTTAGTGCGCGTATTTTCAAACCAAAATCCACAAGCTATTCTCGATGCCAATACCGATTTTATAGACGAAATTGGGCTGAAAGAACATCTTTCGCCCACGCGAGCAAACGGCTTGGTTTCAATGATAAAACAAATGAAAATGTATGCCCTGGCATACCAAACACAAGTAAATAATTAA
- a CDS encoding META domain-containing protein, producing MKTIATFSILIFSIFFISCDETKKVIDVAGSVQLTGSYTVTAIQGKKLNVSTNPTFTMSALDNSFRGTTGCNSVFGTYTIDLYTIDFGNLAVSEKFCAEKEIMKTERDFLDALNNTGSFTIENGVLTLFSKTDRSVLLSAKKDANN from the coding sequence ATGAAAACAATTGCCACATTTTCGATTTTAATCTTTTCAATATTTTTTATAAGTTGCGATGAAACTAAAAAAGTAATTGATGTAGCCGGAAGCGTTCAACTTACGGGCAGTTATACGGTTACCGCAATTCAAGGTAAAAAGCTAAACGTTAGCACAAACCCGACGTTTACAATGTCTGCGTTAGACAACTCGTTCCGAGGAACCACGGGTTGCAATTCGGTTTTTGGCACATACACCATTGACCTTTATACAATTGATTTTGGAAATCTTGCGGTAAGCGAAAAATTTTGTGCGGAAAAAGAAATAATGAAAACCGAACGAGATTTTTTAGATGCGCTTAACAATACAGGCTCTTTTACCATAGAAAACGGCGTGCTCACATTATTTTCTAAAACGGACAGAAGTGTACTCCTGAGCGCGAAGAAAGACGCAAATAATTAA
- the sufB gene encoding Fe-S cluster assembly protein SufB — translation MNKYTEDDLKKELETKEYEYGFYTDIESDTFPVGLNEDVVRAISKKKEEPEWMTEWRLEAFRAWEKMIEPDWANVHYEKPDFQAISYYSAPNKKPKYNSIDEVDPELLDTFKRLGISLDEQKKLAGVAVDIVMDSVSVATTFQKTLAEKGIIFCPISEAIKEHPELVKKYLGTVVPQRDNFYAALNSAVFSDGSFCYIPKGVRCPMELSTYFRINQAGTGQFERTLVIADEGSYVSYLEGCTAPSRDENQLHAAVVELIALDDAEIKYSTVQNWFPGDKNGKGGVYNFVTKRGLCEKNAKISWTQVETGSAVTWKYPSCVLKGDNSIGEFYSIAVTNDFQQADTGTKMIHLGKNTRSTIISKGISAGKSQNSYRGLVKILPNADNARNFSQCDSLLMGNSCGAHTFPYIEAKNKTAQIEHEATTSKIGEDQIFYCNQRGIDTEKAIALIVNGFSKEVLNKLPMEFAVEAQKLLEISLEGSVG, via the coding sequence GCTATTTCAAAAAAGAAAGAAGAGCCCGAGTGGATGACCGAGTGGCGTTTGGAGGCTTTTCGTGCCTGGGAAAAAATGATAGAACCCGATTGGGCAAACGTACATTACGAAAAGCCAGATTTTCAAGCTATTTCGTATTATTCCGCTCCAAATAAAAAACCCAAATACAACAGTATCGACGAGGTAGACCCCGAACTTCTAGACACTTTTAAAAGACTCGGAATTTCGTTAGATGAGCAGAAAAAACTTGCCGGAGTTGCTGTAGATATTGTTATGGACTCTGTTTCGGTAGCAACTACATTTCAAAAAACATTGGCTGAAAAAGGAATTATTTTCTGTCCTATTTCTGAAGCAATAAAAGAACATCCCGAATTAGTCAAAAAATATTTGGGAACGGTAGTTCCGCAGCGCGATAATTTTTATGCAGCATTAAATAGCGCGGTGTTTAGCGATGGATCTTTTTGCTATATTCCAAAAGGTGTTCGTTGCCCAATGGAACTTTCTACATATTTCAGAATAAACCAAGCAGGAACTGGCCAATTTGAGCGAACCCTAGTTATTGCAGATGAAGGAAGTTACGTGAGTTATCTGGAAGGTTGTACCGCACCAAGTCGCGACGAAAACCAATTGCACGCGGCGGTAGTTGAGTTAATAGCATTAGACGATGCCGAAATAAAATACTCTACAGTACAAAACTGGTTTCCGGGCGATAAAAATGGTAAAGGCGGTGTTTACAACTTCGTAACCAAAAGAGGTTTATGCGAAAAGAATGCTAAAATTTCCTGGACACAAGTAGAAACAGGAAGTGCCGTAACCTGGAAATACCCAAGTTGTGTATTAAAAGGCGACAATTCTATCGGTGAGTTTTACTCCATTGCAGTTACAAACGATTTTCAGCAAGCCGATACGGGTACCAAAATGATTCACCTCGGGAAAAACACTCGAAGTACCATAATTTCAAAAGGTATTTCGGCCGGAAAATCGCAGAACAGTTATCGTGGATTGGTTAAAATTTTACCCAATGCCGACAATGCGCGTAATTTTTCGCAGTGCGATTCCCTATTAATGGGCAACAGTTGTGGCGCACATACTTTCCCCTACATTGAAGCAAAAAACAAAACCGCCCAAATAGAACACGAAGCAACAACCAGTAAAATTGGAGAAGACCAAATTTTCTATTGTAACCAACGTGGAATTGATACCGAAAAAGCAATTGCACTAATTGTAAACGGTTTTAGTAAAGAAGTATTAAATAAGCTCCCTATGGAATTTGCCGTAGAAGCACAAAAATTATTGGAAATAAGCCTAGAAGGATCGGTAGGATAA
- a CDS encoding aminotransferase class V-fold PLP-dependent enzyme: MSFNIQKIRDDFPILSRKVNGYPLVYLDNAATSQKPQQVIDCIVDYYSNYNANIHRGVHTLSQEATDAYEAARHKLQAHFKAKEAHEIIFTAGTTHGINLVASGFSEILKKGDEIIVSALEHHSNIVPWQMLCEKTGTILKVIPMNEDGVLIFSEYEKLLTNKTKLVFVNHISNALGTINPIEKIIEKAHQVGAAVLVDGAQSCSHIKPDLQKLNVDFYVTSAHKMCGPTGVGILYIKEEWGNKLPPYQGGGEMIAEVTFEKTTYAGLPHKFEAGTPNICGGIAFGAAIDYLNQIGFNAIEKHETELLLYATEELLKIEGLKIYGTGPDKTSVVSFNIEGIHPYDIGTIVDKLGIAVRTGHHCAQPIMDYYKIPGTVRASFAFYNTLDEVDALVKAVKKAKMMLS, translated from the coding sequence ATGTCTTTTAACATCCAAAAAATACGTGACGATTTTCCCATCCTTTCCCGAAAGGTAAACGGTTATCCGTTAGTGTATTTGGACAATGCTGCAACTTCGCAAAAACCACAACAAGTTATAGATTGTATTGTAGATTATTACAGCAATTACAATGCAAACATTCACCGTGGCGTACACACACTATCGCAAGAAGCTACAGATGCTTACGAAGCAGCTCGCCATAAATTACAAGCGCATTTTAAAGCAAAAGAAGCCCACGAAATCATTTTTACCGCAGGAACAACCCACGGAATAAACTTAGTTGCAAGCGGCTTTTCTGAAATATTAAAAAAGGGTGACGAAATTATCGTTTCGGCATTGGAGCATCACAGCAATATTGTGCCTTGGCAAATGCTTTGTGAAAAAACAGGCACCATTTTAAAGGTAATCCCGATGAATGAGGATGGCGTTTTAATTTTTTCAGAATATGAAAAATTGCTTACCAATAAAACGAAGCTTGTATTTGTAAATCATATTTCAAATGCATTGGGAACTATAAACCCGATTGAAAAAATTATTGAAAAAGCACACCAAGTGGGAGCTGCTGTACTTGTTGACGGCGCACAATCTTGTTCGCATATTAAACCCGATCTTCAAAAACTCAATGTAGATTTCTACGTTACATCGGCCCATAAAATGTGCGGACCAACCGGCGTAGGTATATTGTATATAAAAGAGGAATGGGGCAACAAACTACCGCCATACCAAGGTGGTGGCGAAATGATTGCGGAAGTTACTTTTGAAAAAACCACCTATGCTGGCTTGCCTCATAAATTTGAAGCTGGAACACCCAATATTTGCGGTGGAATAGCCTTTGGCGCAGCTATAGACTATCTTAACCAGATAGGTTTTAACGCTATCGAAAAACACGAAACCGAGCTGTTGTTGTACGCAACCGAAGAACTTTTAAAAATTGAAGGATTAAAAATTTACGGCACCGGACCCGATAAAACTTCGGTTGTATCTTTCAATATCGAGGGAATCCATCCCTATGATATTGGAACAATCGTTGATAAACTCGGTATTGCCGTCCGCACTGGTCATCATTGTGCACAGCCCATAATGGATTATTATAAAATTCCGGGCACGGTACGCGCTTCCTTTGCATTTTACAATACTTTAGATGAAGTAGATGCGTTAGTAAAAGCGGTAAAAAAAGCTAAAATGATGTTAAGTTAG
- the hflX gene encoding GTPase HflX → MIEQVDISYEKTVLIGLITKFQDEVKSEEYLDELEFLAYTAGGEVLKRFTQKIDVPNPKTFIGTGKLEEVKNFVDENDISVAIFDDELSPAQQKNIEKILQCKIIDRTNLILDIFAQRAQTSYARTQVELAQYQYLLPRLAGMWTHLERQRGGIGMRGPGETEIETDRRIVRDRIALLKEKLKKIDRQMDVQRGNRGSLVRVALVGYTNVGKSTLMNVLSKSDVFAENKLFATLDTTVRKVVIGNLPFLLTDTVGFIRKLPTQLVESFKSTLDEVREADLLLHIVDISHPSFEHHIDSVDKILEEIESADKPTIMVFNKIDVYNPEEIEEDDLITEKTKAHYTLEEWKQTWMAKLNGDAIFISALNKENFSQFRKLVYEKVKEIHTTRFPYNNFLYNEYSEEE, encoded by the coding sequence ATGATAGAGCAAGTAGATATTTCATATGAAAAAACAGTTTTAATTGGTCTGATTACAAAATTTCAGGACGAAGTAAAATCTGAAGAATACCTCGACGAACTAGAATTTCTGGCTTATACCGCGGGTGGTGAAGTTTTAAAACGCTTCACCCAAAAAATAGATGTACCCAATCCAAAAACCTTTATAGGTACCGGAAAATTAGAGGAGGTGAAAAATTTTGTAGATGAAAACGATATAAGTGTCGCTATTTTTGACGACGAGCTTTCACCAGCCCAGCAAAAGAATATTGAAAAAATTCTTCAATGTAAAATTATTGATCGTACAAATTTAATTCTCGATATATTCGCCCAACGCGCGCAAACGAGCTATGCCCGCACCCAAGTAGAACTTGCTCAATACCAGTATTTATTACCGCGGCTAGCTGGTATGTGGACTCACTTAGAACGCCAACGCGGTGGTATTGGAATGCGCGGCCCCGGTGAAACAGAAATTGAAACAGACAGACGTATTGTTCGCGATAGAATAGCCTTATTAAAGGAAAAATTGAAAAAAATTGATCGCCAAATGGACGTACAGCGCGGCAATCGTGGTTCGCTGGTTCGAGTGGCATTGGTAGGCTATACAAATGTGGGAAAGTCCACATTAATGAACGTCCTTAGCAAAAGTGATGTTTTTGCCGAAAATAAACTTTTTGCAACGCTAGATACTACAGTGCGAAAAGTGGTAATTGGCAATCTGCCATTTTTGCTTACAGATACGGTTGGTTTTATCAGAAAATTACCTACCCAATTAGTAGAGTCGTTTAAAAGCACGTTGGACGAAGTGCGCGAAGCAGATTTGCTATTGCACATAGTTGATATTAGTCATCCTTCTTTTGAACATCATATAGATTCTGTAGATAAAATTTTAGAAGAAATTGAAAGCGCAGATAAACCCACAATCATGGTTTTCAATAAAATTGATGTTTACAATCCCGAAGAAATTGAAGAAGACGATCTAATAACCGAAAAGACCAAAGCGCATTACACTTTAGAAGAATGGAAACAAACCTGGATGGCCAAACTAAATGGGGACGCTATCTTTATTTCGGCATTGAACAAAGAAAATTTCAGCCAATTTCGAAAATTGGTTTATGAAAAGGTGAAAGAAATTCATACCACGCGCTTTCCGTATAATAATTTTCTTTACAACGAATACTCAGAGGAAGAATAA